One Triticum dicoccoides isolate Atlit2015 ecotype Zavitan chromosome 4B, WEW_v2.0, whole genome shotgun sequence genomic window carries:
- the LOC119295122 gene encoding 50S ribosomal protein L25-like, translated as MAQCLRGKGGAAAVGEALRKAAPWRRAASASYHHTIQAVPRETAGPRAAARERRNGNVPAVLLTLAGAGPGEGVAHRKLLTTDKKQLAEMLKQSPYFLSTPVRLQVRAGERSTAVVHSGTVLPIKVQTDESTGNILNLVMVEADEGTMLKVNLPVVFKGEDVCPGLKKGGFLQKIRTSLVYLCPAEHIPPKIEVDLTNVDIGDRVLMQDIPVHPSLKLLSKNETMPVCKVLSSKPAE; from the exons ATGGCGCAGTGTCTCCGGGGCAAgggcggcgccgccgccgtcggGGAGGCGCTCCGCAAGGCGGCCCCGTGGCGGCGGGCGGCCTCGGCGTCGTACCACCACACGATCCAGGCGGTGCCGCGTGAGACGGCCGGACCCCGCGCGGCGGCGCGCGAGCGCCGCAACGGCAACGTCCCGGCCGTGCTGCTCACCCTCGCCGGCGCCGGGCCCGGAGAAGGGGTCGCCCACCGGAAGCTCCTCACCACCGACAAGAAGCAGCTCGCGGAGATGCTGAAGCAGTCGCCGTACTTCCTCTCCACCCCGGTCCGCCTCCAGGTCCGCGCCGGCGAGCGATCCACCGCCGTCGTGCACTCTGGCACCGTACTCCCAATCAAG GTGCAGACAGATGAATCAACAGGGAATATATTGAACCTGGTGATGGTGGAAGCAGATGAAGGAACAATGCTGAAGGTGAATTTGCCCGTAGTGTTCAAGGGGGAGGATGTCTGCCCTGGGTTAAAGAAAG GTGGCTTCTTGCAGAAAATCAGGACCAGCTTGGTGTATCTCTGCCCGGCCGAGCACATCCCTCCAAAAATCGAGGTGGACCTGACAAATGTTGACATTGGGGATAGAGTGTTAATGCAGGACATCCCTGTTCATCCATCGCTCAAGTTACTGAGTAAAAACGAGACGATGCCTGTCTGCAAGGTCCTGTCCTCCAAGCCAGCTGAGTAG